Within the Candidatus Dormiibacterota bacterium genome, the region TCTCGTCGGTCTCCCGCGTCAGCGCCAGGGCGACCGCGCCGGCGGGCCGCGGCTGAAGCGCCGGCTGGGCCGCGGCGACCACCATGATCTCCGCCCCGCGGGAAACGCCCACCAGGATTGCCGGTGTCGCGGCGGGGAGGCCCATCTCGTGCTTCGCGGCGTCGATGATCGAAGCGAGATCCCCCGCCAGCAGGTCGGGCGAGATGAATTCCTTCTCGCGCTTGATGTTCTTCAGATAATCGCGGGATTCGATCCCGACCAGCGGATACCCGCGCTCCGCCAGGTGCCGGAACACCAGCTTGCTCGTCCCCACCCACCCGCCGTCGCCCGTCGCGTAGAGAATCAGGACCGATGGGGATCGAGGGGTCCGAGGACTGACAAGACACAACTCCGGCTTGCGGCCGGCGAGCGGCCCCTCGGCGGTCCGCTGCACGCACACGCTCGCCGGCACTGAGAGACGACACATGCAGCCCGCGGAGAACATCGCGGGAACGGCCGCGACGAGAGCCCCGGCGAGTGTCCGGGCGAGCGTCTCGGCTCCTCGGCGAAACATCGCGACTCCCTCGAGAATCCGGAAAATGCTATCACTCCCCCGCTCCCATGCCGACCCCGGGGACCAAAGATGACGCGGAGGGATTAGACTCAGGGGCATGAAGCTGTCCAAGGCTCGTCCACTGGCGCTGGCGCTTGTCTGTCTGTCCACCGTCGCGACCGCGGACCAGGGGGAGCACCGCCACGGCGTCCCCGAGAAGCTCGGCAAGGTCGACTTTCCCGTTTCCTGCGCGGACGAGGTGCATCAAGGGTTCCAGCGCGCCGTCGCGCTCCTCCACTCCTTCGCCTACGAGGACGCCGAGAAGGGATTCCATGACGTGGCCGCGCAGGACCCGAAGTGCGCCATGGCGTGGTGGGGCGTCGCCATGACGCAGTTTCACCCGATCTGGGCGGCGGCCAACCCGGCGGCGGGGCCCACACCCGCAGAGATGAAGAAGGGGCGGGACGCGGCGGCGACGGCCCGTCGGATCGGCGCGCCGACCGGGCGGGAGAACGATTACATCGCCGCCGTCGATGCGTTCTACAGGGACTCGGAGGAGATGGACTACCCGAAGCG harbors:
- a CDS encoding AcvB/VirJ family lysyl-phosphatidylglycerol hydrolase; amino-acid sequence: MFRRGAETLARTLAGALVAAVPAMFSAGCMCRLSVPASVCVQRTAEGPLAGRKPELCLVSPRTPRSPSVLILYATGDGGWVGTSKLVFRHLAERGYPLVGIESRDYLKNIKREKEFISPDLLAGDLASIIDAAKHEMGLPAATPAILVGVSRGAEIMVVAAAQPALQPRPAGAVALALTRETDEIRERRRSRKLAASRDPSTMENGQVLTYVRLKSAYDIPISVIQSTNDRYMPAAEARTLFGADTGMRRLRAVKARNHGFGGADDAMLREVDDALDWIESLMQQGASRATAPAAPDPGSPRPRHGRVSPR